From a single Hymenobacter sp. YIM 151500-1 genomic region:
- a CDS encoding glycoside hydrolase family 65 protein gives MLTSRFYRLLLCLLLLLNIGPAAAQTPDPWRVAADQVDARNYYGVTVANGMIGIVSSPEPFQVKQVVLAGAYDQYGRGRVSNFLNSFNLLNMYLEVDGRRLSGRDATNFRQSLDMQRAAFTTTFDYQDRATISYTYYALRHLPFTVLLDVSITAKKDLNLTAASVMETPDALRDAQNYYNEIDRPHVTLSLLTSSARSPTGKLQLCASNAFLFGEGHGQEPKVIHEMWDNNMHLMKFGRALKAGQTYSYAVVGSSITSSHHPDPLNEAERLTIFARLEGKERLLAFHTQAWRELWKSDIQITGDAQAQQDVHSMLYHLYSFSRAGTDFSPSPMGLSGLGYNGHVFWDTDVWMFPALLVLHPDIAKSLIEYRFRRLEAARRNAFAHGYQGAMYPWESADTGVEETPVWALSGPFEHHISACVALAAWQYYCVTQDRDWLREKGYPILSATADFWASRVERNGPGRYDIRNVVAADEWAENVDNNAFTNAAAQVNLRNAAAAAKLLGLRANPDWLHVAQNIPILRFPDGVTREHATYKGEGIKQGDANLLAYPLGVITAPDQVRRDLAYYETRVPTEGTPAMTQAIFALLYARLGNADKAAHFFRDAYVPNLLPPFRVIAETKGGTNPYFATGAGGVLQAVLMGFGGLEITPGGLTQRKTTLPTGWKSVRITGAGPQRKTYSVTR, from the coding sequence ATGCTCACTTCCCGCTTCTACCGCCTCTTGCTCTGCTTACTGCTTCTGCTGAATATCGGGCCAGCCGCGGCCCAAACGCCCGACCCCTGGCGCGTGGCCGCCGACCAGGTTGACGCCCGCAATTATTACGGGGTGACGGTGGCCAACGGCATGATAGGCATTGTGTCGTCGCCGGAGCCGTTTCAGGTGAAGCAGGTGGTGCTGGCCGGCGCCTACGACCAGTACGGGCGCGGGCGGGTGAGCAACTTTCTCAACTCCTTTAACCTGCTGAACATGTACTTGGAAGTGGACGGCCGACGCCTGTCGGGCCGCGACGCCACCAACTTCCGCCAGAGCCTGGACATGCAGCGGGCCGCCTTCACCACCACCTTCGACTACCAGGACCGGGCCACCATCAGCTACACGTATTACGCTCTGCGCCACCTGCCCTTCACGGTGCTGCTGGACGTGAGCATCACGGCCAAAAAAGACCTGAACCTGACCGCCGCCAGCGTCATGGAGACGCCCGACGCCCTGCGCGACGCCCAGAACTACTACAACGAAATCGACCGGCCGCACGTGACCCTCAGCCTGCTTACATCGTCGGCGCGGAGCCCCACGGGTAAGCTGCAGCTGTGCGCCTCCAATGCATTTTTGTTTGGGGAAGGGCACGGGCAGGAGCCCAAGGTCATCCACGAAATGTGGGACAACAACATGCATCTGATGAAGTTTGGCCGGGCCTTGAAGGCCGGGCAAACCTACTCCTACGCCGTAGTGGGCTCCAGCATCACCTCCAGCCACCACCCCGATCCGCTCAACGAAGCCGAGCGCCTCACCATCTTCGCCCGCCTTGAGGGCAAGGAGCGGCTGCTGGCTTTCCACACCCAGGCCTGGCGGGAGCTGTGGAAGAGCGACATCCAGATTACGGGCGACGCCCAAGCCCAGCAGGATGTACACTCCATGCTCTACCACCTCTACAGCTTCTCCCGCGCCGGCACCGATTTCTCGCCCTCGCCCATGGGCCTCTCGGGGCTGGGCTACAACGGGCACGTGTTCTGGGACACCGACGTGTGGATGTTTCCGGCCCTGCTAGTGCTCCACCCCGATATTGCCAAGTCCCTGATAGAGTACCGCTTCCGGCGGCTGGAGGCGGCCCGGCGCAACGCCTTCGCTCACGGCTATCAGGGCGCCATGTACCCCTGGGAAAGCGCCGACACGGGCGTGGAGGAAACGCCGGTGTGGGCGCTGAGCGGGCCGTTTGAGCACCATATTTCGGCCTGCGTGGCCCTGGCGGCCTGGCAGTACTACTGCGTAACCCAGGACCGGGACTGGCTGCGCGAAAAAGGCTACCCCATTCTGTCGGCCACCGCCGACTTCTGGGCCAGCCGGGTGGAGCGCAACGGCCCCGGCCGCTACGACATTCGGAACGTGGTGGCGGCCGACGAGTGGGCCGAAAACGTGGACAACAACGCCTTCACCAACGCCGCCGCCCAGGTGAACCTGCGCAACGCCGCCGCCGCCGCCAAGCTGCTCGGCCTGCGGGCCAACCCTGACTGGCTGCACGTGGCTCAGAACATTCCCATTCTGCGCTTCCCCGACGGCGTTACGCGGGAGCACGCCACCTACAAAGGTGAAGGCATCAAGCAGGGCGACGCAAACCTGCTGGCCTACCCGCTCGGCGTCATCACCGCCCCCGACCAAGTGCGCCGGGACCTGGCCTATTACGAGACGCGCGTGCCCACCGAAGGCACGCCCGCCATGACCCAGGCCATCTTCGCCTTGCTCTACGCCCGCCTCGGCAACGCCGACAAGGCCGCACACTTCTTCCGGGATGCCTACGTGCCCAATCTGCTGCCGCCCTTCCGCGTCATTGCCGAAACCAAGGGCGGCACCAACCCCTACTTCGCCACCGGCGCGGGCGGCGTGCTGCAAGCCGTGTTGATGGGCTTCGGGGGCCTGGAAATCACGCCCGGCGGCCTTACCCAGCGCAAAACTACGCTGCCCACGGGCTGGAAGTCGGTGCGCATCACGGGCGCCGGCCCGCAGCGCAAAACGTATTCGGTGACCCGGTAA
- a CDS encoding MFS transporter, which produces MALSSTLSAATATLPKPRLAFWQILNMNVGFFGIQYSFGLQQTNMSPIYSYLGADPEKLPLLWLAGPMTGLLVQPLVGAMSDKTLSRWGRRTPYFLIGAVLCSICLLAMPFSSAVWMAASLLWILDAANNITMEPYRAFVSDKLPAPQHSVGFLTQSFFTGLGITLANFTPSALVYLGLVSGTARSGNNIPHTTYAAFLIGAAVSIGAILYSVITTREHPLTAEEEEAIRRQPKGLGHTLAEVGAAIRDMPLTMRRMAPMMLCTWYAMFCYWQYITLNLAASIYGTQDQASPDFATAQLLTGRINGTYNIVTFCSAFGLAWLARRWGPRAVHMLSLSLAGLGLLALPLLREPAWLVAPMVGLGIGWASMMGTTYVMLAGSIPKERTGVYMGIFNMFIVVPMLIQTLTFSWIYKHLLHSRPENAIHLAGALLLAGSVCVLLIPRGPHPLAPSPEERGN; this is translated from the coding sequence ATGGCCCTGTCCTCGACTCTATCAGCTGCTACCGCTACCCTGCCCAAGCCCCGGCTAGCGTTCTGGCAGATTCTGAACATGAACGTCGGCTTCTTCGGCATTCAGTACAGCTTCGGGTTGCAGCAGACCAACATGAGCCCCATCTACTCCTATCTGGGCGCCGACCCGGAGAAGCTGCCGCTCTTATGGCTGGCCGGCCCCATGACGGGCCTGCTGGTGCAGCCGCTGGTGGGGGCCATGAGCGACAAAACTCTGAGCCGCTGGGGCCGCCGCACGCCGTATTTTCTGATTGGGGCGGTGCTGTGCAGCATTTGCCTGCTGGCCATGCCGTTTAGCAGCGCCGTCTGGATGGCGGCCTCCCTGCTCTGGATTCTGGATGCGGCCAACAATATTACCATGGAGCCCTACCGGGCTTTCGTGAGCGACAAGCTGCCGGCCCCTCAGCATTCGGTGGGGTTTCTGACACAGAGCTTTTTCACGGGCCTGGGCATCACGCTGGCCAACTTCACGCCCTCGGCGCTGGTGTACCTGGGGCTGGTGAGCGGCACGGCCCGCAGTGGCAACAACATTCCGCATACCACCTACGCGGCTTTTCTGATTGGGGCGGCCGTGAGCATCGGGGCCATTCTGTACTCGGTCATCACCACGCGGGAGCATCCGCTTACCGCCGAGGAAGAAGAGGCCATCCGGCGCCAGCCCAAAGGCCTGGGGCATACCCTGGCCGAAGTAGGAGCCGCCATCCGCGACATGCCGCTTACCATGCGCCGTATGGCCCCCATGATGCTCTGCACTTGGTACGCCATGTTCTGCTACTGGCAATACATTACGCTAAATCTGGCAGCATCTATCTACGGCACTCAGGACCAGGCTTCCCCCGATTTTGCTACCGCCCAGCTGCTCACCGGACGCATCAACGGCACGTACAACATCGTCACGTTCTGCTCGGCGTTTGGGCTGGCCTGGCTGGCCCGGCGCTGGGGGCCGCGGGCAGTGCATATGCTTAGCCTGAGCCTGGCTGGGCTGGGGCTACTGGCCTTGCCCTTGCTGCGGGAGCCGGCCTGGCTGGTAGCGCCCATGGTGGGGCTGGGCATCGGGTGGGCCAGCATGATGGGCACCACCTACGTGATGCTGGCCGGCTCCATCCCCAAGGAGCGCACCGGCGTGTACATGGGCATCTTCAACATGTTTATCGTGGTGCCCATGCTGATTCAGACGCTCACCTTCTCCTGGATATACAAGCATCTGCTCCACTCCCGCCCCGAAAACGCCATCCACCTGGCCGGCGCTCTGCTGCTGGCCGGGTCCGTGTGCGTCCTGCTGATTCCGCGCGGGCCTCACCCCCTAGCCCCCTCTCCAGAAGAGAGGGGGAACTAG
- a CDS encoding glucosidase family protein: MHTSTLTDDATTQSLALLHRAATPYGFVASVQDVSNYQRIWTRDGVITSLAALLTDDYGLRAVAEATLHTVFRAQHPVGFFPSNVDPRTGQASYGGNCGRVDNVSWAIIGLLQYALLTGHQELAATHRPQVERGLAVLEAWEFNGKHLVYVPQSGNWADEYVQHGYVLYDQLLRVWALELAARTYQHEVWQQKAATIRQVLVRNYWPEDAAADPAGLYSPSLVHQLRQAPRGFWLMGFNPARVYPQFDLAANALALLLGLGTPAHTATLTATLTEHLRQQQFLLPAFSPALTPADGLMAELTDNYAYTFRNHPHEFHNGGLWPVWNGWLGAALSLHHPPAAKQVLAYLQAANQLHTAAEASWGFYENFHGLTHAPIGVPYCTWSAAGLLLAAAYQQGRRLA, from the coding sequence ATGCACACGTCTACCCTCACCGACGACGCCACCACCCAGAGCCTGGCCTTGCTGCACCGGGCCGCTACGCCCTACGGCTTTGTGGCCAGCGTGCAGGATGTGAGCAACTACCAGCGCATCTGGACCCGCGACGGGGTCATTACCAGCCTGGCCGCTCTGCTGACCGACGACTACGGCCTGCGCGCTGTCGCGGAAGCCACACTGCATACCGTCTTCCGGGCTCAGCATCCGGTGGGCTTTTTTCCGTCGAACGTGGACCCGCGCACCGGGCAGGCCAGCTACGGCGGCAACTGCGGCCGGGTGGATAACGTGAGTTGGGCCATCATTGGGCTGCTGCAGTACGCCTTGCTTACTGGCCACCAGGAGCTGGCCGCCACCCACCGGCCCCAGGTAGAGCGGGGCCTGGCCGTGCTGGAGGCCTGGGAGTTTAACGGCAAGCACCTCGTGTACGTGCCCCAGAGCGGCAACTGGGCCGACGAATACGTGCAGCACGGCTACGTGCTTTACGACCAGCTCCTGCGGGTGTGGGCCCTGGAGCTGGCCGCCCGCACGTACCAGCACGAGGTTTGGCAGCAGAAAGCCGCTACCATCCGGCAGGTGCTGGTGCGCAACTACTGGCCCGAGGATGCTGCCGCCGACCCGGCCGGGCTGTACTCACCCAGCCTGGTGCACCAGCTGCGGCAGGCCCCGCGGGGTTTCTGGCTCATGGGCTTCAACCCGGCCCGCGTGTACCCCCAGTTCGACCTGGCCGCCAACGCTCTGGCCCTGCTGCTCGGCCTGGGCACTCCGGCCCACACGGCCACGCTCACGGCCACCCTTACGGAGCACCTCCGGCAGCAGCAGTTTCTGCTGCCTGCTTTCAGCCCCGCCCTCACACCCGCCGATGGCCTCATGGCCGAGCTAACCGACAATTACGCCTACACCTTTCGCAACCACCCCCACGAGTTTCACAACGGCGGCCTCTGGCCAGTGTGGAACGGCTGGCTGGGAGCCGCCCTTAGCCTGCACCATCCGCCCGCCGCCAAGCAGGTGCTGGCCTACCTGCAAGCGGCCAACCAACTGCATACCGCCGCTGAGGCTTCCTGGGGTTTCTACGAGAACTTCCACGGCCTCACCCACGCCCCCATTGGGGTGCCCTACTGCACCTGGAGCGCCGCCGGCCTGCTCCTGGCCGCCGCCTACCAGCAGGGCCGCCGCTTGGCCTGA
- a CDS encoding carbohydrate kinase family protein, translating into MVSAAPAPLPGSPVGLLAIGELLIDAISTQFVTDLSEATTLRVVAGGSPANLCRFVRCGGGAATLVAAVGQDGLGRRLLHAVAEAGLSTSHIQQLDDYATSIIVVARSQGTPEFIQYRDADRHLAAVSDDLVAQATVVHTTAFALSKTPARHAILAAFAAAHARNIPVSVDWNYAEAIWGRKNNAADVFHEVLSYAPLLKVSLDDVSRFTGRMQHAASAKLYLDATAPAARIVCLTCGAEGVWFRVGAYPWQHRPAHPVPAVVDTTGAGDAFWAGFLLCWMQQHPAEVCIDNALLTAARRLTGHL; encoded by the coding sequence ATGGTTTCTGCTGCTCCCGCTCCTCTTCCTGGCTCGCCCGTCGGCTTGCTGGCCATTGGCGAGTTGCTGATTGACGCCATCAGCACGCAGTTTGTCACCGATTTGTCGGAGGCGACGACCCTGCGCGTGGTGGCGGGCGGCAGCCCGGCCAATCTGTGCCGCTTTGTGCGGTGCGGGGGCGGCGCGGCCACGCTGGTGGCCGCCGTGGGGCAGGACGGCCTGGGCCGCCGCCTCTTGCACGCCGTAGCCGAAGCGGGCCTGAGCACCAGCCACATCCAGCAGCTCGACGACTACGCCACCAGCATTATCGTAGTGGCCCGCAGCCAGGGCACCCCCGAGTTTATCCAGTACCGCGACGCCGACCGGCACCTCGCCGCCGTGTCCGACGACCTGGTGGCCCAGGCCACTGTGGTGCACACCACGGCTTTTGCCCTCAGCAAAACGCCCGCCCGCCACGCCATTCTGGCGGCATTTGCGGCAGCCCACGCCCGCAACATCCCGGTTTCCGTGGACTGGAACTACGCCGAAGCCATCTGGGGCCGCAAAAACAACGCCGCCGACGTCTTCCACGAAGTGCTGTCTTACGCCCCCCTGCTCAAAGTCAGCCTCGACGATGTGAGCCGCTTTACGGGCAGGATGCAGCACGCGGCTTCGGCCAAGCTATACCTCGACGCCACCGCCCCCGCCGCCCGCATCGTGTGCCTGACCTGCGGGGCTGAGGGCGTATGGTTTCGCGTGGGGGCCTACCCCTGGCAGCACCGCCCCGCCCACCCCGTCCCGGCCGTAGTCGACACCACCGGCGCCGGCGACGCTTTTTGGGCCGGCTTTCTGCTGTGCTGGATGCAGCAGCACCCCGCCGAAGTCTGCATCGACAACGCCTTGCTCACCGCCGCCCGCCGCCTCACCGGCCACTTGTAG
- the fbaA gene encoding class II fructose-bisphosphate aldolase has translation MADHTTLTGLRAGVLYGDEVQQLFDYAKANHFALPAVNVTGTDTVNAVLEAAREVNSPVIIQFSNGGAQFFAGKGVPNDQQQASIAGAISGAQHVHLMAELYGVPVVLHTDHAAKKLLPWIDGLLEAGEKFFAEHGKPLYSSHMLDLSEEPIEENIEICKEYLARMDKLGMTLEIELGVTGGEEDGVDNSDVDSSKLYTQPSEVAYAYEELSKISHRFTVAAAFGNVHGVYKPGNVKLQPVILKNSQEYVREKFSLTDERPINFVFHGGSGSSQEEIREAIGYGAIKMNIDTDLQWAFWDGIKNYYQKNEAFLQSQIGNPTGEDAPNKKYYDPRVWLREGEKTFVARLKQAFEDLNAVNRRP, from the coding sequence ATGGCTGACCATACCACCCTCACCGGCCTACGCGCCGGCGTGCTGTACGGCGACGAAGTGCAGCAGCTTTTCGACTACGCCAAGGCGAACCACTTCGCTTTGCCCGCCGTGAACGTGACGGGCACCGACACGGTAAATGCCGTGCTGGAGGCCGCCCGCGAAGTAAACTCGCCGGTTATCATTCAGTTCTCGAACGGCGGGGCGCAGTTTTTTGCCGGCAAAGGTGTGCCCAACGACCAGCAGCAGGCCAGCATTGCCGGAGCCATTTCGGGGGCCCAGCACGTGCACCTCATGGCCGAGCTGTACGGCGTGCCCGTGGTGCTGCACACCGACCACGCCGCCAAGAAGCTGCTGCCCTGGATTGACGGCCTGCTCGAAGCCGGCGAGAAGTTCTTCGCCGAGCACGGTAAGCCCCTGTACTCCTCGCACATGCTCGACCTGTCGGAGGAGCCCATCGAGGAAAACATCGAAATCTGCAAGGAGTACCTGGCCCGCATGGACAAGCTGGGCATGACCCTGGAAATCGAGCTGGGCGTAACCGGCGGCGAGGAAGACGGCGTAGACAACTCCGACGTGGACTCCAGCAAGCTCTATACCCAGCCCTCGGAAGTAGCCTACGCCTATGAAGAGCTAAGCAAAATCAGCCACCGGTTCACGGTAGCCGCGGCCTTCGGCAACGTGCACGGCGTGTACAAGCCCGGCAACGTGAAGCTGCAACCTGTCATCTTGAAAAACTCCCAGGAATACGTGCGCGAGAAGTTCAGCCTGACCGACGAGCGGCCCATCAACTTCGTGTTCCACGGCGGCTCGGGCTCCTCGCAGGAGGAAATCCGTGAGGCCATCGGCTACGGCGCCATCAAGATGAACATCGACACCGACTTGCAGTGGGCGTTTTGGGACGGTATTAAGAACTACTACCAGAAAAACGAAGCCTTCCTGCAAAGCCAGATCGGCAACCCCACCGGCGAGGATGCGCCCAACAAGAAGTACTACGACCCCCGCGTGTGGCTGCGCGAAGGCGAGAAAACCTTCGTCGCCCGCCTCAAGCAGGCTTTCGAGGACCTGAACGCCGTAAACCGCCGGCCGTAG
- a CDS encoding class I SAM-dependent methyltransferase, whose product MTLLLLAERSPADARVLVLGAGGGLELKAFAEGQPGWQFDGVDPAAEMLRLAKATLGPLASRVRLHEGYIETAPEGPFDAATCLLTLHFLALEERRRTLREVLRRLKPGAPFVVAHHSFPQSEDEREIWLARYAAFAVASGVERAKANSARTAIGAQLPVLSPEQDEKLLREVGFSDVSLFYAGFTFRGWVAYA is encoded by the coding sequence ATGACGCTACTTTTGCTTGCCGAGCGCAGCCCGGCTGATGCGCGAGTGCTGGTTCTGGGCGCGGGCGGCGGGTTGGAGCTTAAAGCCTTCGCCGAGGGCCAGCCGGGCTGGCAATTTGATGGAGTCGACCCCGCCGCCGAAATGCTACGGCTGGCTAAGGCAACGCTCGGCCCACTCGCCTCCCGCGTGCGTCTACACGAGGGGTATATTGAGACGGCGCCGGAAGGACCATTCGACGCGGCGACCTGCCTGCTTACTCTACACTTCCTGGCCTTGGAAGAACGGCGCCGCACCTTGCGGGAAGTCTTACGTCGGCTGAAGCCTGGTGCTCCTTTTGTAGTTGCCCACCACAGTTTTCCGCAGAGCGAGGATGAGCGGGAGATATGGCTGGCACGTTATGCCGCCTTTGCCGTTGCCTCCGGCGTCGAGCGGGCAAAGGCAAATAGCGCGCGTACCGCCATAGGTGCTCAACTGCCGGTGCTTTCCCCTGAACAGGACGAGAAGCTGCTGCGGGAAGTCGGCTTCTCGGACGTCAGTCTGTTCTACGCCGGGTTTACCTTTCGGGGGTGGGTAGCTTACGCGTAA
- the lgt gene encoding prolipoprotein diacylglyceryl transferase, with protein sequence MLSFLSSITWNANPIIAELGPFTLRWYGLLFMSGFVVGTFILSHIYRSEKVSPRWVDVITIYMLLGTVLGARLGHVFFYDWAQYKDNLLDIFKIWQGGLASHGATIGIIFAVWLFSRNNKFDVLWTLDRIVLVVAVGGALIRLGNLMNSEIVGRPTDVPWAFVFPRDTEHLVQARPDQPVPAGSVLVQRQREADGSISVQTQPAGSAVAPGSEVAVPRHPTQIYESLFCVFLFVLLYSMWNRTKERTPRGQLFGLFVVLLFSFRFLVEFLKEEQVDFEKGMSLNMGQLLSIPLVFMGLYVLWRAGKDPQNPYGYAPRDLEPEEAKATASRS encoded by the coding sequence ATGCTTTCGTTTCTTTCCTCCATCACCTGGAACGCCAATCCTATTATCGCCGAGCTGGGGCCGTTTACGCTGCGTTGGTACGGGCTGCTGTTTATGTCGGGCTTCGTGGTGGGCACGTTCATTCTGAGCCACATCTACCGGTCCGAGAAGGTGTCGCCGCGCTGGGTGGATGTTATTACCATCTACATGCTGCTGGGCACGGTGCTGGGGGCGCGGCTGGGGCACGTGTTTTTCTACGATTGGGCCCAGTACAAAGACAACCTGCTGGATATTTTCAAAATATGGCAGGGCGGGCTGGCCTCGCACGGCGCTACCATCGGCATCATCTTCGCCGTGTGGCTGTTCAGCCGCAACAATAAGTTCGACGTGCTCTGGACCCTGGACCGCATCGTGCTGGTGGTAGCCGTGGGTGGGGCCCTGATTCGGCTGGGCAACCTGATGAACTCCGAAATTGTGGGCCGGCCCACCGATGTACCCTGGGCCTTTGTCTTCCCCCGCGACACCGAGCACCTCGTCCAGGCCCGCCCCGACCAGCCGGTGCCGGCTGGCTCGGTGCTGGTGCAGCGCCAGCGCGAAGCCGATGGCTCCATCAGCGTGCAGACCCAGCCCGCCGGCTCCGCCGTAGCGCCCGGTTCCGAAGTAGCCGTGCCGCGCCACCCCACCCAGATTTACGAGTCGCTGTTCTGCGTCTTCCTGTTTGTTCTGCTGTACTCCATGTGGAACCGCACCAAGGAGCGCACCCCGCGCGGACAGCTGTTCGGGCTATTCGTGGTGCTGCTGTTTTCCTTCCGCTTTCTGGTCGAGTTTCTGAAAGAAGAGCAAGTAGATTTTGAGAAAGGCATGAGCCTGAACATGGGTCAGCTGCTCAGTATTCCGCTGGTGTTCATGGGCCTCTACGTGCTGTGGCGGGCCGGCAAGGACCCCCAGAACCCCTACGGCTACGCCCCGCGGGATTTAGAGCCAGAAGAAGCAAAAGCCACTGCTAGCCGCTCGTAG
- a CDS encoding RNA polymerase sigma factor translates to MYTLPLPTAHGVLPPAQYGAAFADAELVAQLQQGSEAAFRILVERYQNCIYRTVLALLRSPEEAEDVAQEVFVEVYQTIGRFRGEAALSTWLYRLATSRALKHRQRARAQKRFAYFTSLLGFDNQVLHEPTDHAHPQAQLEGQQRLALLLEHIARLPDQQQVAFTLRHEQELSYEEIAAVLNTTVSAVESLLFRARKTLRHHLILPLRHA, encoded by the coding sequence GTGTACACACTTCCGCTGCCTACTGCTCACGGCGTCCTGCCTCCTGCGCAATACGGCGCTGCTTTTGCCGATGCCGAGTTGGTGGCGCAGTTGCAACAGGGCAGTGAGGCCGCGTTTCGCATTCTGGTGGAGCGCTACCAAAATTGTATTTACCGCACGGTGCTGGCTCTGCTACGGTCGCCGGAGGAGGCCGAAGACGTGGCGCAGGAAGTTTTTGTGGAAGTCTATCAGACGATTGGCAGGTTTCGGGGTGAGGCGGCGCTAAGTACCTGGCTGTATCGGTTGGCTACTTCGCGGGCCCTGAAACACCGGCAGCGGGCCAGGGCGCAGAAGCGCTTCGCTTACTTTACCAGCCTGCTGGGCTTCGACAACCAGGTACTGCACGAGCCAACGGACCATGCGCATCCGCAGGCGCAACTGGAAGGGCAGCAGCGGCTGGCGCTTTTACTCGAGCACATTGCCCGGTTACCCGACCAGCAGCAGGTGGCGTTTACGTTGCGCCACGAGCAGGAACTGAGCTATGAGGAAATAGCGGCCGTGCTCAACACTACGGTGTCGGCCGTGGAATCCTTGTTGTTTCGCGCCCGCAAAACCCTTCGTCACCACCTTATTCTTCCGCTGCGCCATGCCTGA
- the nadE gene encoding NAD(+) synthase, which translates to MRIAGAALNQIPIDWTHNLRTIREAIEQAKAAGVELLCLPELCLTGYGCEDLFLSDWLPESALAHLQQVRPWTEGICVVVGLPVRLNHRTYNTAAVLRDGQILGFAAKQFLANDGVHYEPRFFHPWPAGETTMVQWEGEEWTLGDLIFEHRGVKFGFEICEDAWRPDDVRPACRLRGRVDLIVNPSASHFAMSKTDVRYKLVLNASRNFQCTYLYANLLGNEAGRMIYDGEILVARNGHLLLRNQLMSFKEVDMECVDVDFTQEQVRAEEIQPLPAPDELRELNQALSLALFDYLRKARSRGFVLSLSGGADSCMCAVAVAEMVRLGCAELGTAEFMRRTGCFTADDITQLAGPATPVPDQQQPGPKDASLSDPSQQQKTVNQQLTARLLTCAYQGTVNSSDDTYTSAKELADSIGAMFFNWGIDEEVTGYVGKIEQALARPLTWQTDDLALQNIQARVRAPGIWLLANVQNCLLITTSNRSEASVGYCTMDGDTAGSISPIAGVDKDFVKQWLRWAETELNYPALRFVNGLQPTAELRPLEDKQTDERDLMPYVILNRIERLAFYDRFSPRQVLNVLQEENSATDPELLKTYVKRFYSLWSRNQWKRERYAPAFHLDDYNVDPRSWLRFPILSGGFTEELNGL; encoded by the coding sequence ATGCGAATAGCCGGCGCTGCCCTCAACCAAATTCCCATTGACTGGACCCACAACCTGCGGACCATCCGCGAAGCCATTGAGCAGGCCAAGGCTGCCGGTGTGGAGCTGCTGTGCCTGCCGGAGCTGTGCCTCACCGGCTACGGCTGCGAAGACCTATTTTTGAGCGACTGGCTGCCGGAGTCGGCGCTGGCGCACTTGCAGCAGGTAAGGCCCTGGACCGAGGGAATTTGTGTGGTGGTGGGCCTGCCAGTGCGGCTGAACCACCGCACCTACAACACGGCGGCCGTGCTGCGCGACGGGCAGATTCTGGGCTTCGCGGCCAAGCAGTTTCTGGCCAACGACGGAGTGCACTACGAGCCCCGCTTCTTCCACCCCTGGCCGGCCGGCGAAACCACTATGGTGCAGTGGGAAGGGGAGGAGTGGACCCTGGGGGACCTGATATTCGAGCACCGTGGGGTGAAGTTCGGGTTTGAAATCTGCGAAGATGCCTGGCGGCCCGATGACGTGCGGCCTGCCTGCCGCCTGCGCGGGCGGGTAGATTTGATTGTGAATCCGTCGGCCTCGCACTTTGCCATGAGCAAAACCGACGTGCGCTACAAGCTGGTGCTCAACGCCTCGCGCAATTTCCAATGCACCTACCTCTACGCCAACCTGCTCGGCAACGAGGCCGGCCGCATGATCTACGATGGCGAAATCCTGGTGGCCCGCAACGGCCACCTGCTCTTGCGCAACCAGCTCATGAGCTTCAAGGAAGTGGACATGGAGTGCGTGGATGTAGACTTCACGCAGGAGCAGGTGCGGGCCGAGGAAATCCAGCCCCTGCCTGCCCCCGACGAGCTGCGGGAGCTGAACCAGGCCCTGAGCTTGGCCTTGTTCGACTACCTGCGCAAGGCCCGCAGCCGGGGCTTCGTGCTTAGCTTGAGCGGCGGCGCCGACTCCTGCATGTGCGCCGTGGCCGTGGCCGAAATGGTACGCCTGGGCTGCGCCGAGCTGGGCACGGCCGAGTTCATGCGCCGCACCGGCTGCTTCACCGCCGATGACATAACCCAGCTGGCCGGTCCCGCCACACCCGTGCCCGACCAGCAGCAGCCCGGCCCGAAAGACGCCTCGTTGTCGGACCCCAGCCAACAACAGAAAACCGTAAACCAACAGCTTACTGCCCGCCTGCTCACCTGCGCCTACCAGGGCACGGTCAACTCCTCCGACGACACCTATACCTCGGCTAAAGAGTTGGCGGATTCCATTGGGGCCATGTTCTTCAACTGGGGCATTGACGAGGAAGTGACGGGCTACGTGGGTAAGATTGAACAGGCCCTGGCCCGGCCGCTGACCTGGCAGACCGACGACCTGGCCCTGCAAAATATTCAGGCGCGGGTGCGGGCTCCCGGCATCTGGCTGCTGGCCAACGTGCAGAACTGTCTGCTCATCACCACCTCCAACCGCTCGGAGGCCTCCGTGGGCTACTGCACCATGGACGGCGACACGGCCGGCTCCATCTCGCCCATTGCTGGTGTGGACAAGGACTTCGTGAAGCAGTGGCTGCGCTGGGCCGAAACCGAGCTGAACTACCCGGCCCTGCGCTTCGTGAACGGCCTGCAACCCACCGCCGAGCTGCGCCCCTTGGAAGACAAGCAAACCGACGAGCGGGACCTAATGCCCTACGTCATCCTCAACCGCATCGAGCGGCTGGCCTTCTACGACCGGTTCAGCCCCCGCCAGGTACTCAATGTGCTGCAAGAGGAAAACTCCGCCACCGACCCGGAGCTGCTGAAAACCTATGTGAAGCGCTTCTACAGCCTCTGGAGCCGCAACCAGTGGAAGCGCGAACGGTACGCCCCCGCCTTTCACCTCGACGACTACAACGTGGACCCGCGTTCCTGGCTGCGTTTCCCTATTTTAAGTGGTGGGTTTACGGAGGAGCTGAATGGGCTGTAG